The genomic window CACAGGATCCTCAAGCTGGGATTTCCAGAATTCTTTCAGAAGGGAGAAGCTGGAACAAAAATCCCCAGATTCTAAGACACTACAGGAAGATTCACCTGGAGTGAGACAGAGGGTCTATGAGTGTCAGGAATGTGGAAAATCCTTCAGGCAAAAAGGTAGTCTAACCCTGCATGAGAGAATCCACACCGGTCAAAAGCCCTTTGAGTGTACCCATTGTGGAAAAAGCTTCAGGGCCAAAGGCAATCTTGTCACACATCAGCGAATacacacaggagagaagcccTATCAGTGCAAGGAGTGTGGGAAAAGCTTTAGTCAACGAGGTAGTCTGGCCGTTCACGAAAGACTCCACACTGGACAGAAACCGTATGAGTGTGCTATTTGTCAGAGAAGCTTCAGGAATCAAAGTAACCTTGCTGTTCATAGAAGAGTTCACAGTGGTGAAAAGCCCTATAGATGTGATCagtgtggaaaagccttcagTCAGAAAGGAAGCTTAATTGTTCACATCAGAGTCCACACAGGCCTGAAACCCTATGCCTGCACACAGTGCAGGAAGAGTTTCCACACCAGGGGGAATTGCATCCTGCACGGCAAAATCCACACAGGAGAGACACCCTATCTGTGTGGCCAGTGTGGGAAAAGCTTTACTCAGAGGGGGAGTCTGGCCGTGCACCAGCGAAGCTGCTCACAAAGACTCACCCTTTGACCACTCTCTTCAAATGAAGTTCTCTTTATGAATTAAAAGTACAAAATCCTCAGATCGAGCAACCTATCCAATTCTATGGAATGAATGCAGACTCTTTCAGAAAGACCATCATTGGGTAGGGCATActgacttttctcctttcccccaaatgaatatgaaaaataaatgtcttgtttattatcattatcacATATGTTTCATAATTTCTGTCAGTTTATTTGGACCTGATTTCCCAAAGTAACTCCATTAATCTCACGCATACTGGGAGACTGTTCTGTGTATAACAGAGATTTTAAATTTGTAGTTGACATcgttagtcttttttaaaaaatcagcccCTTATGAATGCCAAGATCTTTTCTTTACATATTCAAATCAATCTTGTATTGGATTCAAAACCACTGGTAAGAATTCATCCCAAAAAGCTTGATAGCAAATCCGTATGATCTAAAGAGGTAAATTATATCAAAGGTCTCTGGACacagaaatgttttagaaatactATGGGTTTGATCAGTGATGCAGTATTGCTCCCAAAGATACCCTGATACCAGTTAAAAAAGTATAGAAGAAGGTTCATATCACCCCAATTCATTATAGTCATAAACTGGATAAAACCCAACAATAGGTAAAGTTATAATATAGTTGGGTATGTTCATATAACGAAATataactcagcaataaaaaataacacagcTGATACAGTAATATGGAAGAATCTCAAAGCTTTATATTGagtgaaagaacacaaatacacacacaccaagaaaaactaatctatggtaATAGAAGTCAGATAGTGGCTAACTATAGGGGGAGGGGACTGGGTAAGGACTGACTTGAAAAGGGCACAAGGCAACCTTATAGAGTGAAAATAAGCGCCATACCTTACTTCAGGTTTCAGATGGTGGATGCCTGGGTCTATAGAATTGTCAAAGTGTACTGAACTCAACATTAGAGTCTATGCATTTTCTCACGTGTAAAGTATACTTCAGTAacaatgagatatttttaaaacactgcacACAAGTCCCTTAACACTAATCTCATGAAGAGATGGGGGTCTGTCTGGGTAGGCTTGTGACTGCttcaaacaagaaaacagaactgATGCTACATGATATCCAAGAATAGGTCTGAAGAGCTCTTTAAAGCTGTGAAAAATTTCTACATAATTCTCTTGAGACACTTTGGAGAAAACTAGCTGCTGTGTGAAAAGCCTATCTTAAGACCACTATGATGGACAAAGCTGCTTATAAGTGCTCCAGTGGACAGCTTCAGCTGAGGTCCCAACAGATAGCCAGCATCAACTACCAGCCACGTGAGTGAGTTATTGTAGATGTCCAGCCAAGTGTAACCTGCAGATGACTGGAGCCCCAAGTGACATCTGACCAAAACTGTATGAGAGACCCCAGTAAGAACAGCCTTCCCAAATTCCTAACACAGAATCATGAGAGAATTCAAAAGTGATGGTGTAACCACTAAATATTTAGATTATTATACAGCAATAATACAACATATTTTCTAAAAGGATAAGATactatgaaaagaaaaggaaaagtctgGGAGAACAACTTGAGATTTACTTACTGATTAAACCAAAACAGGAAATCATGATTTAAGATTCACCGGGGAgcttaagatttaaaaataaacatttattttgacaaCATAGAAGGCGAGACATAGATTAGTTAACCCAGATACAAGTTAATATGAGGACGTAAATGCTAGTCTCTAGCAGTCCTGCACTGTAAGAAATTTATTAGATACTTCAGTAACGAGGCAGTTTAAAAACACTGCCCACAAATTCTCTGATCTCACGAAGGGATGGAAGTCTCTTTCACCTCCACTTGAATCTGGATCGGCTTGTGACCGcttcaaacacaaaaaaatagcAGAACTGATGCTACATGACTTCCAAGAATAAGTCTGAAGAGCTCTTTAAAGCTGTGGAAAGTTTCTGCATGATAGGTAGAGATAAATACATACAGACACAGCTATATATAGATAGAATGCTAGTTCTGCAGAACTAGTAAATAAGGAGTAAATAGGTCAGAAAATATAAAgggcctttaaaaatattctttctattCTTGATACATGTATTATTAGATTTCTTCAAAGATTGTTGGCTGCTTATATTACAGTAATAACAAAAGAGAGTTCCAGTTTAAGAGGACACTGTAAGAAGATCCCGGACTCCCCTCTTCCCACAGATACATTTAATCTACAGCCACGTATGGAACCATTTCCTCtttacaaaactaaaaactaGCTGAGTGAGTCCTATAtataacacaaatttaaaaacctcACATTGAAGCAGGTAGAAGAGGCTGAGACCCTTTTGCCATAAATCCTACCCCTAGTACAGCAAACCACAATCAGGAGGGAATACACAACCTGAGGAGCAAAGAGCTTAGCCCCATGTTGGTTATTCCAACTTTTAAGACTGAAGACAGGAGTCCCCAAAACATGTAGTTCTGAAAACCAACAGGACTCACATTCATGAGACCCACAAGACTAGAGTGAACTGAAAAACAGCTCTTAAAGGGCTCtcacactggggcgcctgggtggcgcagtcggttaagcgtccgacttcagccaggtcacgatctcgcgggccgtgagttcgagccctgcgtcaggctctgggctgatggctcggagcctggagcctgcttccgattctgtgtctccctctctctctgcccctcccccgttcatgctctgtctctctctgtcccaaaataaataaaaaaacgttgaaaaaaagaaaaaaatttaaaaaaaagaaaagagctctcACActtggggcccccgggtggctcagtcagttaagctctcagctggggtcatgatctcatggttcctgagactgagccccacgtcaggcttcacactgacaatgcagagcctgctcgggattctctccctctcctcttctctctcttccctccccattgtgctctctctctcaaaataaataaataaactttaaaaaagggaggCAGGGGGACACTCACACTTGGACTCACCCCAGGGAAAAGCACAAGAGGCAGCCAGTTGAGAGGTGCCCAGACTTCATGTGAAAGAGGCGTATTTtcggtgcacctgggtggctcagttcattgagcatccaactcttgattttggccccaACGTTGtagggatcgagccccgcatcaggctctgtgctgagcttggagactgtttaggattctttctctctctccccctgcccctctcccctgctcatgctcacttgcactctctctccctctctctctctctctctcaaaaaaaaaaattaaaaaggagtaTTTTCTTATCTTAAAGTGATGGCCTGAGGCACAAGCCTCTAATTGAACGCACACCCTAGGGGCCTTGCATCTCCAGAGGTGGAAGATGGCTGGCACCATCTTGGCACTGTCCCTCTGCCTCACTGTTCAGCTCACCCGTTATCTCCCAGGAGGGAGCTTATGCCCTCCTCTGGCACACCTCTTCTGGCAGCTCTGGCCTAGGGGGACAACTCTAGGTCACCCGAACCTGGTGCCCAGTGGGGCTTATGCCCATGGGTCCACAGGACTGTAACCAATGTAGAAATAAGCTCTTGACTGGCTACCACCCTCAGGGCACAACAAGAGACAACAGACCAAGGCACTCAGTGTTTCTGTGAAAGAAGCCTATTAGCTTATCTTCATAGCTGCGGCGCGAAGGGCAGGATTGTAATTGAACACACAGGTAAGGGCACACGGTAATTCTCTCCAGAGACCTCAGAGAACGTCATCTTCACGTTCTCCCTCTGCCGTGCTCCACAGCACCAGTATTTCCCAGAAAGGTGCTCCTGCGTGTGTCTCATGTTGTCTCATGCTCACGTTGGTTTTTATGGCTCAACATCCACAAATCTATCAAGGTGACACACATTAACCAAATGAAGGGTAAAAATCCTGTGATCATCCCCATACAGTAAAAGCATATGACCAAATTCAACATCTGTTCCTgacaataaaaactctcaataaagttgGTAAGAGGAAACACCCCGCAgcaaaataaagaccatatagGACAGCTAACATCATACGCAGAgtaaaaagctaaaagcttttcctctaagatcagaaacaagacaaggatacccattatcctcacttttattcaacatagtaattaaaaccctagccagagcaattaggcaagacaaagaaataaaaggcattttatttcaaattagaaagaagcaaaactgtcactatttgcagataacatgatcttatatatagaaaaccctaaagacatcgcacacacacacaaaaagttaagactaataaatgaattcagtaaagttgtataaataaatacacaggggcacctgggtggcttagttggttgagcatctgactcttgatttcagctcaggtcatgatctcacggtttgggggttcaagccctgcatcgatctctgtgctgacagtatggagcctgcttggaattctctctctgcctctctctctgcccctctctctgcccctcccccacttcccctctatttctctctcaaaataaataaaaataaactttaaaaaagaaatgaaatatacaaaatctgttgcttttctgtacactaataacaaaatatcagaaagagaaattaagaaaacaatcccattcacaactgcatcaaaaagaattaaatatctagaaataaatttaacaaaggatgTGGAAGAcccatacactgaaaactctaagacattgatgaaagaaatcaaataagacaaataaatggaaagatattccatgctcatggattgaagagttattattgttaaaatgtccacactactcaaagcaatctgcagattcagtgaaatccctgtcaaaattccaatggcatttttcacagaaatagaacaatcccaaaatttgtatagaaccataaaagacctGGAACAGCCAAGACAATCTTgataagaacaaagctggaggcaacatgctccctgattttaaaccatattataaagctatagcaatcaaaacagtatggtactggcattaaacagacacacagatcaacggAATAgagaagagagcccagaaataaataagcacatgGCAAATTAATCTATGATGATGAGGGGGGTTagatgggtgaagggagtcaaaaggtacaaacttccatttataaataaGTCACCCTGCCAAGGCACTCCCTTCATGGAGTACCCTGGGAACCCCCAACCGATGACCCACCTCAGCTCCAGCCACCCTGCCAGGGCACCCCCTGCAAGCAGCACCCCAGGAACCCTAGACCCACGCCctgcctctgctccagccacccccctccccagggtgcCTCCTGTGCTGAGCACCCCAGGACATCCTGGCTTGTACTCACTTCAGCTTCAGCTATCCTGCCAGGGCACCCTCTGCATGGAGAGCCCCAGGACTGCCCCGGGCTGCACCtacttcagcttcagctgtcctgCCAGGGTGCCCTCTGTACGGAAAGCCCTACCTGAGGTTCTAGCCTATAGCGTCTACCACCAAATTTGTGAGAAGGCATTCAGATCAGTATTGACCAATAGAAATACGATGCGAACCCCAAATATGGGTTGCATATATAACTAAATTTTCTAGCAGacacattaaaatcattttaaataaatttaatatttaatttaacctatatatccaaaatatcattttgatatataacataaaaatgacCGAGAgactttagtttctgtttgtcaTGCTGCATCTTCAAAACCCAATGTATGTGTTACACTTATAACACATCTCAACTCAGACTAACCTCTTTTTAACTGCTCAATAGCCACTTGTGGCTACTCTACTGTGTCACCCTTAAATGATTCAACCAGGCAACTGTTAAGTCAATGCCAGTCTTGAGTTTTCCCAGCTGAGACCCAAACTTCACACTGTTAGAAAGTTGTCCCTGCCATGCTCTCTTTCTGAATTCTTGATACTCACAAAGTCTGTGAGTCTAACAAAATGATAACTAAGTTTGGGTGGCTTGTTATGTGCCAGCAGTAACTGGGATGCCAGTCTGAAagtctataatttatttaaacgtTTTCCTAATTTAGGTGTTTTTCCCACTTCTTTTCAggattttattataaacaatgctatgATGAGTAATATAAGCTTTGTAAGCTAATCAAATTATTTCCTTGAGAGTGGATTTTCTGGGTCAATGGAAGCATACATTTAGATTGACATTCATGTTGTCAAACTGCTATCCAAAGCTTAACCAGTTTCCACTAATAACACACATATGCCCAACGGTGCTACTAATTAATACTAaccatttttagtttcttgagttGAATGTTTAGttcctttcccttctgttctataaaattcataaataatcTGGCTTTAGCTTATGTCTTAAACTACCActgatatatttgtattataaaagATTGAAGTAATGCACAAACTATATAAAAGGGGCCCTACACCACTATATAATTTGGCTTTTTTCCCACTTAAAGTCTTGGTTATCTTTCCGTGTTGGTTAAAAAATTAACCCATTAAGTGTTTATTGATTGAATGATTGCCTTATAATTGCTATGTATTAAATTACTGCATGGTAGTCCAGAGAATGCATGTTATCTTAATTTAACCATTACCCTAGTGATAGATATTATGGTGACTCAAATTGTGCATTACTATAGTGCTCTAAAGACTGCCTTTACTCTTTATTGGATTTTAAGAAGTAGAAATGTTAAGTCAAAGAGTAGAAGCTTTCTAAAAGTTGGCAGATACAGTCAAATTATGCTTCTCATCACCAAACACTTCATTAATTCACAATTCCTTCAACAATATGTAAGTGTGCCTATTTTCTTGCACCCtcaaaagtacaaaatattttctatcttattaatttttgccaagaatgacaaaaaaaaaatctgatcattttaattcacatttctctaAAGCTGGTTATTTCTTTTGGactatttatatttcctttttctgacaACTGTACATTCATATTCCAAGCTATTTCTCCACTgggatttttatattatttttatgtacctTTATGAACCCTTTAGATATTCTAAGTATTGTTTGTTATTTATGATGGTGATAATATTCTCTCCAAGTCTGGCTCTTTGTATTTTAACACCATGAAGCCTATGGTCATACaaaagcttttactttttatgtggttatttattttatttttatggcttctgaattttcttatttagaaAGACAACTAGGTTTAACTATGTTAAATTATACATTAATGTATATGcgattaaatatttcaaaagaaaagtcaaagtaAAAATTTCACTTCATCACACCAATAAAAACATTCTTCTTAAAGATAAAAAACTTTTGGACTTTATTTTACTAGATCTTTTTGAATACataggatatatacatataaacaaaatagcttcatttcttaaaatgtaaattggaCCACAATATGTAGATTTTCtgcaacttacttttttttaactggaacAAGATATCATGGGATATTTCTATGGCTCTCTATAGAGctctacttcattctttttacttgCTACATAGTGTTCTATAGTAACTATTTCCAtattgataaacatttaggttcttcaaatatttcactAATACAAACCATACGACAGTGAACATCCTCACAAGTGAGAAGTTCTCCAGGATAGAGGTACACAGACTATTTTTGTTAAGTGTGTGATTTGTCGAATGTCTCCCCTTTGACGGTCAAAAAGAATAATTACTTTTGCCTGATTTACCACACTAATTACAATTGATGGCTCTTTCTTTGTTATGCATTTTCTTATGTTGTTTAAGGGCTGAACTCTGAGGAAAAGCCTTCCCACATGcattacattcataaggtttttcTCCGGTATGGATTCTCTGATGTTCCACGAGGCCAGAGCTATGTCTGAAGGATTTCCCACATTTCTTACAGTGATAGGGcttttctccagtatgaattctctgatgtccAATAAGGGTTGAGCTCTTCGTAAAGACTTTCCCACAGTCATTACATTGATAGGGTTTATTTCCACTATGAGTTTTCTGATGTCCAGCAAAGGATGAGCTATACCTGAAAGATTTTCCACACTTACTACAGTGATAGGGTTTCTCTCCGGTATGCATTCTTTGATGACTAACAAGTGTTGAGCTCTTCCTAAAGgtttttccacattcattacattgatatggtttctcaccagtatggaTTTTCAGATGTTCCAACACAGTTGAGTTATCCCtaaaagctttcccacattccttacatgtAAAAGGCTTCTCTCCACTATGTATTCTCTCATGACGAGTAAGGGCTACATTCTGAGCAAAGGCTTTCCCACAGTCATTACATTTGTAGGGCTTCTGACcggtatgaattctctgatgacGTAAAAGGATAGAGTTCTTTCCaaaagcttttccacattcattacatttatgaGGTTTCTCTCTAGAATGAATTTTCTGATGATTAACAAATGTTGAGTGCTTCTTAAGGAATTTCCCACATTCAATACATCTATAGGGTTGCTTGCCTGTGTGGATTTTACGATGATTTAAAAGGGATGAGCTGCTCATAAAGGCtatcccacattcattacatttatggggtttctcaccagtatgattTCTCTGGTGGCTAATAAAGGAGGAACTATATTTGAAGACTTTCCCACATTCTTCACATTTATAATGTGTCTTCTCTGCGGAACTTCTGCCCTCCCAGTCCAGGCCTCTCTCCATCatgtcaatttttgtttgttctccCAGATCAGATCCTTCGGAGGTATTTTGCTTTAGGGTGGACACCTTTGTTTCAAACCAGTACTCCtggactgaaaaaaatttttttaattcaaacacTCTCTATGTTGAAATACTGAAAGTGTGAGCTGCACAGGATAAGAATAATGTTCTCTTCTACACAAGTAAGGGTTATGTAAAATTAATTCATCCCACTTGTGACTCTTGCTAAGAAAAGATGGCAAGACTAAAGATAACAGTTAAGTAGGTGTCTAAAGAAATGGCAGGAAGTTATATTATAAACTTTGTATTTAAAGAACGCAAAGAACATCTAAGAAGTTGGCAAGTTAGGAAGGCAACACAGAACCCGCCCCTCCAAAAATAGATGAGAATGTGAGAATACACACAAATTTGGAGAGAAAACCAAGTATCACAAAGCAAACCATGATTGCTAGCACAGAATCCTGTAGGGTAGTACATGTGAGAACATTTTAATGTCTCCAAGAACTTAAGGATAACATTTCATTGTGAGAATTTAACAGAGAACCAATATTTAATGTATCAGagaaaaaccagacaaaacatttaaggaaccAAAACAGTTCTCAGGCCTAAAAGATTCTAGACTTTAATCTAAGTTTTTAACATACCTAAAAAAGAACATACCAAATtgtcacttttttgttgttgttgttacaaagTACACACACAAGACCCAAGAGAAAATATGCAAGATGATTCTGACAAGCAGATGCCAGAAAACTAATGAAGCCATATTTGTGATAAATCAACAATCAATGATCAATTCTTTTACTGAATGAATTTTTcttatatacagatatagatatatacacacatacacatatatttatatttttattatttgtatttatatttattatgattcCATATATCAGATACTAGagctaagatttatttttttaggaaaatgcaAGAAATGAAGCCTGGTGAGTAACAGCCCAGATCCTTCAAATGGCCTTTAAAGGGATATACATTTAATGTATAATGGTTAAACTAGAGAAAATTTCAAGATACTGATTGTAAAGGTAGGTAGAGGCAAATTAGTCATATGAAGAGAAATGCAAGTATATGGACATCTGTTTTATGACAAAGGTAGTTTGCAGAGCAGTGAGGAACATTGGTACTTTTTTGGGAGAGTTAAACATGAACGCTACCTCTTACCATGCACAAAAAATCAGTTTCAAAAGTATGATAAATctaaaaggcaaacaataaaGCTCCTAGAAGTTAACATAGAAGAATGTTTTCATGAACTTGGGGaaagatttattaaaaaggacacaaaaagcaCTGTCAAGAAAGGGAAAGATTGATAAACTagacatcattaaaattaaaacttctattCATCAAAAGACCATTAAtaatgaaaagcagagagaagggtGATACTGCATATGTAATCAACAAAGGGCTCTCTGAATAGATATTTCGTGAAAGATGATATATaatggccaataaacatttgCAAATGCCCTCAACCTCATTAGATATCAGGGATAAGGATATTAAAACCACATGAgatacacaaaacacacaaagaatgCCTAACTTCAAAAGACTGACAATATCAAGCACTGGTAAGGATACGGAAAAATGAGTACTCTCACACACTGATGGTAGAAATATAAATGgtacaaacctttaaaaaactatttggCATTATGTAGTAAAGTTGAATATATGCATAtcctataaaatagaaaatccacTCCTAAGTATGTGCCCAGAAGAAATGTATCTACATGTGAACCAAAAGATAACCCATAAAATTGTTCACAGCATCTCTAATATTAGTCAAAACCTGGAAATATCCCAAATATCCATCCAAATATATGCAATAAGCTATGGTATAGCAATACAATGAATGAAATActccatttcatttcatgttttcaAAGCATGGTCCCCAGTCCAGTTGCattagcatcagcatcacctgggaacttggtaAAAATTTTCAGTTCACtctaaaccaaataaataaaaaactctgAGGGCTGGGCCTAGTAATTGTACTTAAGCATGCATTCTGATGAATGCTAAATTTTTAAGAATCCTTGGTCTACACAAAGGACAATGAATGAAAATGGCCAAATAAACTTCAGTGTTagtctgggtggggaggggttagGGCAGGGGAACATGGCTAATGATTGGGAGGGATCAGCATGTTATTTAGTAGTATTCCCAGGGTTCTTTTCCTTGACCTGAGTGTTGGTTACATAGTATTCGATTTAAAAATACTATACTAATttaggggtgcttaggtggctcagtcagttaagcgtccaactctagatttcggctcaggtcatgatctcatggtcatgaggtCGAGCTCTGCATCATAACCAAGAGGCATTTGATACAATTTAACATcgtacttattttaaaataaataatttcgtAATGAAAGAggtgaattaaatttttttaatgtttattttttattttttgagagaaagagagacagagacagagcacaagtgggggaggggcggagaaagagggagacacagaatctgaagtgagatccaggttctgagctgtcagcacaaagggctcgaacccacgaactgtgagatcgtgacctgagctgaagtcgcacacttaactgactgagccacccaggtgccccgaaagagGTGAATTAAATACTTCACTACATAATAACATTCAGGTTTCCCAACCCAATAACCAGCTAAATGGGAGAATCCTAGACACAATCCTATGAGAGACACAAAAAGACTACCATATCCATCATTACCATTATTGTTGACAATACAAAAACAAGTCGatataaaacaaactttaaaaaaacacatgctCGACTACACTCCtgataagagaaatgcaaactaaaattacaataaaattaaagtttttaactATCAGTTTGTCAATGATCAAAAAGTATAAGACACTGTTGACAAGGTATG from Acinonyx jubatus isolate Ajub_Pintada_27869175 chromosome D2, VMU_Ajub_asm_v1.0, whole genome shotgun sequence includes these protein-coding regions:
- the ZNF32 gene encoding zinc finger protein 32 isoform X4, with product MNEQLYISAQSLNKDVMTEAHHKYDHSEATGSSSWDFQNSFRREKLEQKSPDSKTLQEDSPGVRQRVYECQECGKSFRQKGSLTLHERIHTGQKPFECTHCGKSFRAKGNLVTHQRIHTGEKPYQCKECGKSFSQRGSLAVHERLHTGQKPYECAICQRSFRNQSNLAVHRRVHSGEKPYRCDQCGKAFSQKGSLIVHIRVHTGLKPYACTQCRKSFHTRGNCILHGKIHTGETPYLCGQCGKSFTQRGSLAVHQRSCSQRLTL
- the ZNF32 gene encoding zinc finger protein 32 isoform X3; protein product: MFGFPTATLLDCHGRYAQNVAFFNVMTEAHHKYDHSEATGSSSWDFQNSFRREKLEQKSPDSKTLQEDSPGVRQRVYECQECGKSFRQKGSLTLHERIHTGQKPFECTHCGKSFRAKGNLVTHQRIHTGEKPYQCKECGKSFSQRGSLAVHERLHTGQKPYECAICQRSFRNQSNLAVHRRVHSGEKPYRCDQCGKAFSQKGSLIVHIRVHTGLKPYACTQCRKSFHTRGNCILHGKIHTGETPYLCGQCGKSFTQRGSLAVHQRSCSQRLTL
- the ZNF32 gene encoding zinc finger protein 32 isoform X2, with the protein product MNEQLYISAQSLNKAYWCILHDFPLILPDVMTEAHHKYDHSEATGSSSWDFQNSFRREKLEQKSPDSKTLQEDSPGVRQRVYECQECGKSFRQKGSLTLHERIHTGQKPFECTHCGKSFRAKGNLVTHQRIHTGEKPYQCKECGKSFSQRGSLAVHERLHTGQKPYECAICQRSFRNQSNLAVHRRVHSGEKPYRCDQCGKAFSQKGSLIVHIRVHTGLKPYACTQCRKSFHTRGNCILHGKIHTGETPYLCGQCGKSFTQRGSLAVHQRSCSQRLTL
- the ZNF485 gene encoding zinc finger protein 485 isoform X1 translates to MEGLPHISFLLSQIGLFRILCLCLGEQFRRQMAPRLPRAQIQGSLTFGDVAVAFTHIEWKHLDAAQRALYKDVMLENYGNLVSVGLLSSKPKLITQLEQGSEPRMEVQQVPSGTCSVQEYWFETKVSTLKQNTSEGSDLGEQTKIDMMERGLDWEGRSSAEKTHYKCEECGKVFKYSSSFISHQRNHTGEKPHKCNECGIAFMSSSSLLNHRKIHTGKQPYRCIECGKFLKKHSTFVNHQKIHSREKPHKCNECGKAFGKNSILLRHQRIHTGQKPYKCNDCGKAFAQNVALTRHERIHSGEKPFTCKECGKAFRDNSTVLEHLKIHTGEKPYQCNECGKTFRKSSTLVSHQRMHTGEKPYHCSKCGKSFRYSSSFAGHQKTHSGNKPYQCNDCGKVFTKSSTLIGHQRIHTGEKPYHCKKCGKSFRHSSGLVEHQRIHTGEKPYECNACGKAFPQSSALKQHKKMHNKERAINCN
- the ZNF485 gene encoding zinc finger protein 485 isoform X2; translated protein: MAPRLPRAQIQGSLTFGDVAVAFTHIEWKHLDAAQRALYKDVMLENYGNLVSVGLLSSKPKLITQLEQGSEPRMEVQQVPSGTCSVQEYWFETKVSTLKQNTSEGSDLGEQTKIDMMERGLDWEGRSSAEKTHYKCEECGKVFKYSSSFISHQRNHTGEKPHKCNECGIAFMSSSSLLNHRKIHTGKQPYRCIECGKFLKKHSTFVNHQKIHSREKPHKCNECGKAFGKNSILLRHQRIHTGQKPYKCNDCGKAFAQNVALTRHERIHSGEKPFTCKECGKAFRDNSTVLEHLKIHTGEKPYQCNECGKTFRKSSTLVSHQRMHTGEKPYHCSKCGKSFRYSSSFAGHQKTHSGNKPYQCNDCGKVFTKSSTLIGHQRIHTGEKPYHCKKCGKSFRHSSGLVEHQRIHTGEKPYECNACGKAFPQSSALKQHKKMHNKERAINCN
- the ZNF32 gene encoding zinc finger protein 32 isoform X1, which produces MFGFPTATLLDCHGRYAQNVAFFTYWCILHDFPLILPDVMTEAHHKYDHSEATGSSSWDFQNSFRREKLEQKSPDSKTLQEDSPGVRQRVYECQECGKSFRQKGSLTLHERIHTGQKPFECTHCGKSFRAKGNLVTHQRIHTGEKPYQCKECGKSFSQRGSLAVHERLHTGQKPYECAICQRSFRNQSNLAVHRRVHSGEKPYRCDQCGKAFSQKGSLIVHIRVHTGLKPYACTQCRKSFHTRGNCILHGKIHTGETPYLCGQCGKSFTQRGSLAVHQRSCSQRLTL
- the ZNF32 gene encoding zinc finger protein 32 isoform X5, which codes for MTEAHHKYDHSEATGSSSWDFQNSFRREKLEQKSPDSKTLQEDSPGVRQRVYECQECGKSFRQKGSLTLHERIHTGQKPFECTHCGKSFRAKGNLVTHQRIHTGEKPYQCKECGKSFSQRGSLAVHERLHTGQKPYECAICQRSFRNQSNLAVHRRVHSGEKPYRCDQCGKAFSQKGSLIVHIRVHTGLKPYACTQCRKSFHTRGNCILHGKIHTGETPYLCGQCGKSFTQRGSLAVHQRSCSQRLTL